A genome region from Chryseobacterium sp. G0186 includes the following:
- a CDS encoding cation:proton antiporter → MELYYSFSALIVLASIFAYLNYRFLKLPSTIGIMVIAIVVSIFLVLFGETVLPRTFGHLNNLMESIDFTEILMGAMLNFLLFAGGIHININDLKEQFRPVLIFSTVGVVISTFVVGFGMFYLLPYLGVNLPFIYCLVFGALISPTDPVAVLSVLKQAKVSKSLETKVAGESLFNDGMAVVVFTVVLQLAIGKEVDLGVESIGLLLLKEAGGGILLGVLLGWVTSRLMREVDDYIISVLVTLSVVMGGYLIARQMHISGPLTMVAAGLFMGNFNRSFKMKSVTQDYLIKFWELIDEILNAVLFLFIGFELLMIKDLKHFMIPGVLAIAVVLFARFISIWGPTKFTSLRKSFSPQTVKVLVWGGIRGGVSIALAMSIPKSEYSEAILSITYCVVVFSIIVQGLTIAKVANPNQIAKEEEEQEQENVALEEKA, encoded by the coding sequence GTGGAATTATATTATTCATTTTCAGCATTAATCGTATTAGCATCCATATTTGCCTATCTTAATTACAGATTCTTAAAACTTCCCAGTACCATCGGGATTATGGTGATTGCTATTGTGGTTTCCATTTTTCTGGTATTGTTTGGAGAAACAGTGCTTCCAAGAACATTCGGGCATCTGAATAACCTGATGGAAAGTATTGATTTTACAGAAATTCTGATGGGGGCAATGCTTAACTTTCTTCTCTTTGCAGGAGGAATTCATATTAACATCAATGATCTTAAAGAACAGTTCAGACCCGTACTGATATTTTCTACCGTAGGTGTGGTTATTTCCACCTTTGTTGTAGGTTTCGGTATGTTTTATCTGTTGCCTTATTTAGGCGTAAACCTGCCTTTTATCTATTGCCTTGTTTTTGGAGCCTTAATTTCACCTACCGATCCGGTAGCTGTATTAAGTGTACTGAAGCAGGCCAAGGTTTCCAAATCACTGGAAACAAAGGTTGCAGGAGAATCTCTCTTTAATGATGGGATGGCCGTTGTAGTCTTTACAGTGGTTCTTCAGCTTGCCATAGGAAAAGAAGTGGATCTTGGTGTAGAAAGTATTGGTTTGCTTTTACTTAAAGAAGCCGGAGGAGGGATTTTACTTGGTGTTTTACTGGGTTGGGTTACCTCAAGGCTTATGCGTGAAGTGGATGATTATATTATATCCGTATTAGTGACGCTTTCCGTTGTAATGGGTGGTTATCTTATTGCAAGGCAGATGCATATTTCAGGGCCATTAACGATGGTTGCGGCCGGATTATTTATGGGGAATTTTAACAGAAGCTTCAAAATGAAATCTGTTACTCAGGATTACCTGATTAAATTCTGGGAACTGATCGATGAAATTCTGAATGCTGTATTATTCCTGTTTATCGGGTTTGAACTATTGATGATTAAAGACCTGAAGCACTTTATGATTCCTGGTGTATTGGCTATTGCTGTTGTTCTGTTTGCAAGATTTATTTCAATCTGGGGACCTACAAAATTTACCTCCCTAAGAAAAAGCTTTAGCCCGCAAACCGTAAAAGTATTGGTTTGGGGAGGAATCCGGGGAGGAGTTTCCATTGCGTTGGCGATGTCTATTCCGAAAAGTGAATACAGTGAAGCTATTCTAAGTATCACTTATTGCGTAGTGGTCTTCTCCATTATTGTTCAGGGGCTTACCATTGCTAAGGTGGCCAATCCTAACCAAATAGCAAAAGAAGAGGAAGAGCAGGAGCAGGAAAATGTTGCCTTGGAGGAGAAAGCTTAG
- a CDS encoding DUF4919 domain-containing protein, with translation MKYHFFLLFVMFSVFGFSQKSKVDFKAIEKSFKNSDSPYKYDKLLFKYKGYPKSLDSIESQYLYYGRNFRSDKVTTSDEAFKRLAEAFKQNNFEECIKLGKALYDKDPTNLDVLLILLRAYDSVKDGNNFMHHLNQFRSLADGIKSSGDGKSEKTAYLVNSVGDEYILLNILNIGSDYTRGSKPSKDGMFDIWEKEDKKIYIKVLYLEL, from the coding sequence ATGAAATATCATTTTTTCCTTTTATTCGTCATGTTTTCGGTTTTTGGGTTCAGCCAGAAATCAAAAGTGGATTTTAAGGCTATTGAAAAAAGCTTCAAAAATTCCGATTCTCCATACAAATATGATAAACTTCTTTTTAAGTACAAGGGCTACCCAAAGTCTCTGGACAGTATAGAGTCGCAATACCTTTACTATGGAAGAAATTTCAGAAGTGATAAAGTGACCACCTCGGATGAAGCTTTCAAACGCCTGGCAGAGGCCTTTAAGCAAAACAATTTTGAAGAATGTATCAAGCTGGGAAAAGCTTTGTATGATAAAGATCCTACGAATCTGGATGTCCTGTTGATTCTTCTCAGGGCATACGATTCTGTAAAAGACGGAAATAACTTTATGCATCATCTTAATCAGTTTCGTTCGCTTGCTGACGGAATAAAGAGCTCCGGAGATGGTAAATCTGAAAAGACTGCTTATCTGGTTAATTCTGTGGGAGATGAATATATTCTGCTGAATATTCTAAATATAGGAAGTGACTATACAAGAGGATCAAAGCCTTCAAAAGACGGGATGTTTGATATTTGGGAAAAAGAGGACAAGAAAATCTACATTAAGGTTCTTTATTTAGAGCTATAA
- a CDS encoding DNA alkylation repair protein, translating to MSSIVKEIKEALAVLSIPEKAAFFPRFFKTGKGEYGEGDLFLGVKVPDQRTVAKEYYSKLNLKELSELLSSEYHEHRLTALFMLISKFEKTKDKVIKDEVVTFYLNHLPYVNNWDLVDSSCYKILGRYAYENKKEHLLRDLSEAEEMWHKRIAVVGTMHYVKKGSFDLTKEFVTRNLKHPHDLMHKANGWLLREMGNKNEQELISYLNACYKEMPRTCLRYAIEKLDEDLRQDYLKGRI from the coding sequence ATGAGCAGCATTGTTAAAGAAATAAAGGAAGCATTAGCCGTTTTATCCATTCCTGAAAAAGCGGCATTTTTTCCTAGGTTTTTTAAAACAGGAAAAGGTGAATATGGCGAGGGTGATCTTTTTTTGGGAGTAAAAGTTCCCGATCAGAGAACTGTAGCTAAAGAATACTACTCAAAACTCAATTTAAAAGAACTGAGTGAGCTGCTTTCCTCAGAATATCATGAACATCGGCTGACGGCTCTTTTTATGCTCATCTCAAAGTTTGAGAAAACAAAAGATAAAGTTATAAAAGATGAAGTGGTAACATTTTATCTTAATCATCTTCCATACGTTAACAATTGGGATCTAGTAGATTCTAGCTGCTATAAGATTTTAGGGAGATATGCCTATGAAAACAAGAAAGAACACCTGTTGAGAGACCTTTCAGAAGCAGAGGAGATGTGGCATAAAAGAATTGCTGTTGTAGGCACCATGCATTATGTAAAAAAAGGATCTTTTGATCTTACCAAGGAATTTGTTACCAGAAACCTAAAACATCCTCACGATCTGATGCATAAGGCAAACGGATGGTTATTAAGGGAAATGGGTAATAAAAATGAGCAAGAACTGATCAGCTATTTGAATGCCTGTTATAAAGAAATGCCCAGAACCTGCCTGCGATATGCAATTGAAAAACTAGACGAGGATCTTCGTCAGGATTATCTGAAAGGACGTATTTAA
- a CDS encoding group III truncated hemoglobin, which produces MKKLESREDIEHLVNSFYTKVVKDETIGFFFNDIAKVDWDKHLPKMYSFWESILFGQMTYKGNPMGVHFPINEIQAMEQKHFDRWLELWRTTIEENFVGENADMAIYKSENIAKLMAFKMELARRL; this is translated from the coding sequence ATGAAAAAGCTTGAATCAAGAGAGGACATTGAACATCTTGTCAATTCATTTTACACCAAGGTAGTAAAGGATGAAACCATTGGATTCTTTTTTAATGACATTGCCAAGGTAGACTGGGACAAACATCTTCCCAAGATGTATTCTTTTTGGGAATCTATTCTTTTTGGCCAAATGACCTATAAAGGCAATCCTATGGGGGTCCACTTCCCTATCAACGAAATTCAGGCGATGGAACAAAAGCACTTTGACAGATGGCTGGAACTATGGCGCACTACCATTGAAGAGAATTTTGTAGGTGAAAATGCAGATATGGCTATTTATAAATCTGAAAATATTGCCAAACTGATGGCCTTCAAAATGGAATTGGCCAGAAGATTGTAA
- a CDS encoding beta strand repeat-containing protein → MKKILLLFGILSGLFMGLSQAPEKMSYQAVIRNGSGQLLSNQAIAIRLSILQGSAAGPSVYSERLTGNTNANGLVTLEIGTGTVLSGTFSTIDWPTGSYYLKTETDPSGGTTYTITGTSQLLSVPYAMYAKSAGSSGGAFTIPYVNTVNNASTLFSLTNDGDGTSLEGNNNTTTSSIAAVRGNVTNTAPGGFSSGVRGINNGTGGLGIGVWGSQNGSGWGVYGATPNGLGVYGNSSASGTGVYANSNTGTGLTATSNNGIPASIAIFNNANNNNALNVSSVGNGTVVNVSTTGNGAGVTSSTGAGIALRGTTSAQSSAGVLGSNTGNGEAVVGLTTSDIAGAVVGRNDGGGYGVRGFIATSTAGTGIGVYGQVGLNSSTGRAGRFENLNQTNTDKNTFEVETNGNGNIPDNTQGNAASFLVNNTNSVGAAVRGEVNTIFGNFGAAGVFGVSSGTGGRAGLFYASNPAGNGASLIALTDGNGNAITANAGKDGNGVETNIDGAGNALYAWVPTFATGRAGRFNIFNENNTSDVITVTTVGNGTAGNFKVDKTQGTSPAVKGEVNSIFANFGTAGIFGLSSGTGGYGGLFHASNPAGNGPALIAIADGNGNGITANAANGGDGVETTVDGTGTAIFAWVPNFSNGRAARFINFNTANTNPALTVESHSTGALAIFKSGNPSTANVARIDNAGKGFFNGGTQNSGADVAEAFDVEGSTAEYEAGDILVISTRSDRTVEKSSKPYSHLVAGVYATKPGVLLTEEHIDTDLSGKVPMGVIGVIPTKVCMENGKIKRGDLLVTSSKAGIAMKADLEKVRIGQVIGKALQDYDQKEIGKIQVLVNIK, encoded by the coding sequence ATGAAAAAAATATTATTATTGTTTGGAATACTGTCTGGTCTCTTCATGGGACTTTCACAGGCTCCAGAAAAAATGAGCTATCAGGCTGTCATAAGAAATGGTTCCGGACAGTTACTAAGCAACCAGGCTATTGCCATACGATTAAGCATACTACAGGGATCTGCAGCTGGACCTTCAGTATATTCTGAAAGACTTACCGGAAATACCAATGCTAATGGACTTGTTACCCTGGAAATAGGGACAGGAACTGTTCTTTCCGGTACATTCTCTACCATCGACTGGCCTACAGGAAGCTATTATTTAAAAACAGAAACTGATCCCTCCGGAGGAACCACCTATACTATAACGGGGACCTCTCAATTGCTGAGTGTACCTTATGCCATGTATGCAAAATCTGCCGGAAGCAGCGGCGGAGCTTTTACAATCCCCTATGTCAATACCGTAAATAATGCTTCTACTTTGTTTTCATTAACGAATGACGGAGACGGAACATCTTTAGAGGGTAATAATAATACAACGACATCCAGTATTGCAGCAGTAAGGGGTAATGTTACCAACACAGCTCCAGGAGGATTTTCTTCAGGGGTACGTGGGATCAATAACGGAACCGGCGGACTTGGAATAGGCGTTTGGGGTAGCCAGAACGGAAGCGGATGGGGAGTTTATGGTGCAACACCCAACGGTTTAGGGGTATATGGAAATTCCAGTGCTAGCGGAACCGGAGTTTATGCTAACAGTAACACCGGTACAGGTCTTACTGCAACCAGTAATAATGGAATTCCGGCCAGTATTGCAATTTTCAATAATGCCAACAACAATAATGCACTTAATGTATCCAGTGTAGGAAACGGAACGGTGGTAAATGTATCAACAACCGGAAACGGGGCTGGTGTAACAAGTTCCACAGGTGCCGGTATTGCTCTTCGCGGAACTACTTCCGCTCAATCATCAGCAGGGGTTCTGGGAAGCAATACTGGAAATGGAGAAGCTGTAGTAGGTTTAACCACCAGTGATATTGCAGGGGCAGTTGTAGGTCGTAATGATGGAGGAGGATATGGGGTAAGAGGTTTTATTGCAACCAGTACAGCCGGAACAGGTATAGGTGTGTATGGACAGGTAGGTTTAAATAGCAGTACAGGCCGCGCAGGTAGGTTTGAAAACTTGAATCAGACCAATACAGATAAAAATACTTTTGAGGTAGAAACTAATGGCAATGGAAACATTCCGGATAATACTCAAGGGAATGCTGCATCTTTTCTTGTGAATAATACTAACAGCGTTGGAGCGGCAGTAAGAGGTGAAGTGAATACCATATTCGGAAATTTTGGAGCAGCGGGCGTTTTTGGAGTTTCTTCCGGTACAGGAGGACGCGCCGGATTATTCTATGCTTCAAACCCTGCAGGAAACGGAGCTTCATTAATTGCCCTGACTGATGGAAACGGAAATGCAATCACCGCCAATGCAGGTAAAGACGGAAACGGTGTAGAAACCAATATCGATGGTGCAGGAAATGCTCTTTATGCATGGGTTCCTACTTTTGCGACCGGGCGTGCAGGAAGGTTTAACATCTTCAATGAAAACAATACAAGTGATGTAATAACTGTAACAACTGTTGGAAACGGTACTGCAGGAAATTTTAAGGTAGACAAAACCCAAGGGACTTCTCCTGCGGTAAAAGGTGAGGTGAATTCAATATTTGCTAATTTCGGAACAGCGGGTATTTTTGGTCTATCATCCGGAACAGGAGGATATGGCGGATTATTCCACGCCAGTAACCCAGCCGGTAATGGGCCAGCCCTTATTGCCATTGCAGATGGAAACGGAAACGGAATCACAGCTAATGCTGCAAACGGAGGGGATGGCGTTGAAACTACTGTAGATGGAACAGGAACAGCTATTTTTGCATGGGTTCCCAACTTCAGTAATGGACGTGCTGCAAGATTTATTAACTTTAATACAGCCAACACCAATCCCGCTCTTACTGTAGAATCCCATAGCACAGGAGCTCTCGCGATCTTCAAATCCGGAAATCCCTCAACGGCAAATGTTGCTCGTATAGATAATGCAGGAAAGGGTTTCTTTAACGGAGGTACCCAAAATAGCGGCGCAGACGTTGCCGAAGCATTTGATGTAGAAGGATCTACTGCTGAATATGAAGCCGGTGACATCCTTGTGATCTCCACCAGATCTGACAGAACCGTAGAAAAATCATCCAAGCCTTATTCTCATCTTGTTGCTGGAGTGTATGCTACCAAACCGGGAGTGCTTCTTACTGAAGAACATATTGATACTGACCTTTCAGGAAAAGTGCCAATGGGGGTAATTGGAGTTATTCCTACCAAGGTATGCATGGAAAACGGTAAAATAAAAAGGGGTGACCTTTTGGTAACATCGTCCAAAGCAGGAATTGCTATGAAAGCAGATCTTGAAAAGGTAAGAATAGGACAGGTTATCGGGAAAGCACTTCAGGATTATGACCAAAAAGAGATTGGAAAAATTCAAGTATTAGTCAACATAAAATAA
- a CDS encoding LytR/AlgR family response regulator transcription factor, whose product MITHIRCMIIDDDELDRLVLQRYIKQYENIEIVASFDSAEKAIPYLELPIDLLITETNLKGMSGLELRKLAHKIPACIFVSSHPELAAYVFEMNTLDFITKPLTLDRFHYSMQKLFDFFKVKEKCECYDAILGQDFIKIKESGNIFQIRKTDILYLEALKDYTRIITLEKKHCILDSLGNLLQKSFFDSFVRIHRSYAVPRHLIRGKNCHEIELIHHIKLPIGRTYKDNLSFFEP is encoded by the coding sequence ATGATTACCCATATTAGATGTATGATTATTGATGATGATGAACTGGACAGGCTGGTTCTTCAACGCTATATCAAACAGTATGAGAATATAGAAATTGTCGCTTCTTTTGATTCGGCTGAAAAGGCAATTCCTTATCTTGAACTTCCAATTGACCTCCTCATTACCGAAACCAATTTAAAAGGCATGAGCGGTCTGGAACTCAGAAAACTAGCCCATAAAATACCTGCCTGCATTTTTGTAAGTTCCCATCCGGAGCTGGCAGCCTATGTTTTTGAAATGAATACCCTTGATTTTATCACCAAACCTTTAACGTTGGACCGATTTCATTATTCCATGCAAAAGCTGTTTGATTTTTTCAAGGTAAAAGAAAAATGTGAATGTTATGACGCCATTCTTGGGCAGGATTTCATTAAGATAAAAGAAAGCGGAAATATTTTTCAAATCAGAAAGACAGATATTCTTTATCTGGAAGCATTAAAAGATTATACCCGAATCATTACCCTTGAAAAAAAACACTGCATTCTGGATTCTTTAGGAAATCTTCTTCAAAAAAGCTTTTTTGATTCGTTCGTAAGAATTCATCGAAGCTATGCTGTTCCACGACATCTTATCCGCGGAAAAAACTGTCATGAGATTGAGCTGATTCATCATATCAAGCTTCCCATCGGCAGAACCTATAAGGATAATCTTTCTTTTTTCGAGCCTTAA
- a CDS encoding ion channel encodes MTRGFRKKIRQKNTENSGFGNNASGRFINKDGLPNVKRTGVNVFNRLSWYHTMLNLSSFRFISYLVVAYILINLVFAMIYYLIGVEHLTGIDKSDPLNEFIDVFFFSSQTFTTVGYGRIAPVGFMASLVATFEAFLGLLTFAIATGLFYGRFSRPRAYLRFSDIAVVAPFQDSTALMFRLAPYKNNALTDADVIVSTAIEVIENDIPKSNFYRLETHLSKINTLALNWTVVHKIDEGSPFYGFSEDDFKSTDIEIIVQVRAFDEVFSNTVVQRSSYVTGEIVYGAKFVPMYYPNKDNLATILDLDKINEYQKVEFPVQTGNKE; translated from the coding sequence ATGACAAGAGGGTTCCGTAAAAAAATCCGTCAAAAGAATACTGAAAACAGTGGTTTTGGAAACAATGCCTCAGGAAGGTTCATTAATAAGGATGGGCTTCCAAATGTAAAGAGAACAGGGGTGAATGTTTTTAATAGATTGAGCTGGTATCATACCATGCTGAATTTATCTTCATTTCGTTTTATTTCCTATCTGGTCGTTGCCTATATACTCATTAATCTTGTATTTGCGATGATTTACTACCTTATTGGTGTAGAACATCTTACCGGAATAGATAAAAGCGATCCATTAAATGAATTTATAGATGTATTCTTTTTCAGTTCTCAAACCTTTACTACAGTTGGATATGGGAGAATTGCTCCTGTCGGATTCATGGCGAGCTTGGTGGCCACCTTTGAGGCTTTTCTGGGATTGCTTACCTTTGCCATTGCAACAGGACTTTTTTATGGGAGGTTTTCGAGACCAAGGGCCTATTTAAGGTTTTCAGACATAGCCGTTGTAGCCCCTTTTCAGGACTCTACAGCTTTAATGTTCAGATTGGCTCCTTACAAAAACAACGCCCTTACTGATGCCGATGTAATTGTGTCTACCGCTATTGAAGTGATTGAAAACGATATTCCAAAGAGTAATTTTTATAGGCTGGAAACTCATTTGAGTAAGATAAATACCCTGGCACTTAACTGGACTGTTGTTCATAAAATAGATGAGGGATCTCCGTTTTATGGTTTCTCTGAGGATGATTTTAAAAGTACGGATATTGAGATTATTGTTCAGGTACGTGCATTTGATGAAGTATTTTCCAATACAGTGGTGCAGAGATCATCATATGTTACCGGAGAAATTGTTTACGGAGCAAAATTTGTCCCGATGTATTATCCCAATAAAGATAATCTTGCCACCATTTTGGATCTGGATAAGATCAATGAATATCAGAAAGTAGAATTTCCGGTTCAGACAGGAAATAAAGAATAA
- a CDS encoding T9SS type A sorting domain-containing protein, which translates to MKRIFIYSLILLPLSLSILHAQSAVLATGMDASGGNGSVSYSIGQTAYLSKGAGDQILEGVQQPYEIIALATREISSRSEGILIYPNPFKDYLYLDFTTGNYKGSEYQLFDSQGKLIKKDMILQSKSELNFSSLPSAMYIIRINQHGENIKTFKIIKK; encoded by the coding sequence ATGAAAAGAATATTTATTTACTCTCTCATCCTGCTCCCTCTTTCCCTCTCCATCCTGCATGCTCAGTCAGCAGTATTGGCTACCGGAATGGATGCTTCAGGCGGAAATGGTTCGGTTTCTTACAGCATAGGCCAGACCGCCTATCTCTCTAAAGGAGCCGGAGACCAAATTCTGGAAGGCGTACAACAGCCTTATGAAATCATTGCTCTTGCAACCCGTGAAATCTCATCACGTTCGGAGGGCATTCTCATTTATCCTAACCCATTCAAGGACTATCTGTATCTGGACTTTACCACTGGTAACTATAAAGGTTCAGAGTACCAGCTATTTGATTCCCAGGGTAAATTAATCAAAAAGGATATGATCTTACAGTCAAAATCTGAACTTAATTTCTCTTCCCTGCCGTCTGCAATGTATATCATTCGGATTAATCAGCATGGAGAAAACATTAAAACGTTTAAAATCATCAAAAAATAA
- a CDS encoding calcium:proton antiporter: MRLRELLHYTYIFPVLAVGYYFSGLMGMGVIYDIIAGILLIGSVLSAVHHAEVVAHKVGEPFGTIILALCITIIEVALIISLMVAGGDQAITLARDTVFAAVMLILNGILGICILVGGVKYHEQFFARTSATTYLVSTVSILVLTLVLPNFTSSVNGPFYNEAQLIFVSIACLVIYGVFLMVQTVRHRSYFIVPDEHPEEHYIPSLTKTLISFAFLVICLVIVVLMAKGLSGTIENLVQSAGAPKSLVGVIIAAVVLLPEGVAAIRAARSNQIQSSLNLALGSALASIGLTIPAVSVVCIVYDIPLVLGLDKKDIILLSLSVFIVMLSLSRGKTNILYGTVLLVNLAAYIFTVIVP, translated from the coding sequence ATGAGACTTAGAGAACTTTTACATTATACTTATATTTTTCCTGTCCTTGCGGTAGGTTATTACTTTTCCGGACTAATGGGAATGGGTGTCATTTATGATATCATTGCAGGAATTTTACTTATTGGAAGCGTTTTATCGGCAGTACATCATGCTGAAGTCGTGGCTCATAAAGTTGGAGAACCTTTTGGAACCATTATTTTGGCATTGTGTATCACCATTATTGAAGTTGCGTTGATCATCTCACTGATGGTCGCCGGCGGAGATCAGGCGATCACACTGGCACGAGATACCGTTTTTGCTGCTGTAATGCTTATCCTTAACGGAATCCTCGGAATCTGTATTTTAGTGGGAGGGGTGAAATACCATGAGCAGTTTTTTGCAAGGACATCTGCCACAACCTATCTGGTAAGTACTGTTTCCATCCTGGTATTGACGCTTGTTCTTCCTAATTTTACCTCAAGTGTTAATGGTCCTTTTTATAATGAAGCTCAACTTATTTTTGTTTCCATCGCCTGTCTTGTGATATATGGAGTGTTTCTGATGGTGCAAACTGTACGTCACAGAAGCTACTTCATAGTCCCGGACGAACATCCTGAAGAGCATTATATACCATCATTAACCAAAACCCTTATAAGCTTTGCTTTTTTGGTCATTTGCTTAGTTATAGTAGTTCTTATGGCAAAAGGTTTATCCGGTACCATTGAGAATCTGGTACAAAGTGCGGGAGCTCCGAAATCCCTTGTAGGGGTTATTATTGCCGCAGTTGTTCTTCTTCCGGAAGGAGTTGCTGCCATTAGAGCGGCAAGAAGTAATCAGATTCAATCCAGCTTAAATCTGGCATTAGGATCTGCACTGGCGAGTATTGGACTTACCATTCCTGCAGTATCTGTCGTTTGTATTGTGTATGATATTCCCTTGGTTTTAGGATTAGATAAAAAAGACATCATTCTTCTTTCCCTATCCGTATTTATTGTTATGCTTTCCTTGAGCCGCGGAAAAACAAATATCCTTTACGGAACTGTTCTTTTAGTGAATCTGGCGGCATATATCTTTACGGTAATTGTTCCTTAG
- the hflX gene encoding GTPase HflX, with protein sequence MLEKKEHNYEKAVLVGVITQNQDEEKLVEYMDELEFLAFTAGATVQKRFTQKLTQPDSKTFIGSGKALEIKEYVKENEIGTVIFDDELSPSQLKNLEREMEVKILDRTNLILDIFAQRAQTSYARTQVELAQYQYLLPRLTRMWTHLERQKGGIGMRGPGETEIETDRRIIRDRITLLKDKLKTIDKQMATQRNNRGKVVRAALVGYTNVGKSTLMNSISKSEVFAENKLFATLDTTVRKVVIGNLPFLLTDTVGFIRKLPTQLVESFKSTLDEVREADLLIHVVDISHESFEDHIDSVNQILMDINAHQKPMIMVFNKIDGFSYEKKDEDDLTPSTRKNVSLEEWKKTWMAKSKYPTVFISALTKENFPEMKKMIYDEVMKIHISRFPYNDFLFEYFDNDEEENKN encoded by the coding sequence ATGTTAGAAAAGAAAGAACATAATTATGAGAAAGCTGTCCTGGTGGGTGTTATTACTCAAAATCAGGATGAAGAAAAACTGGTGGAGTATATGGATGAACTGGAGTTTTTAGCTTTCACAGCAGGGGCAACCGTACAAAAGCGCTTCACCCAAAAGTTAACACAGCCTGATTCCAAGACCTTTATTGGGAGCGGAAAAGCACTCGAAATAAAAGAATATGTAAAAGAAAACGAAATAGGAACCGTTATTTTTGACGACGAACTTTCTCCATCACAGCTTAAAAACCTGGAAAGAGAAATGGAAGTTAAAATTTTGGACCGTACCAATCTTATTCTTGATATTTTTGCGCAAAGAGCACAAACTTCCTATGCAAGAACACAGGTGGAATTGGCTCAATACCAGTATCTTTTACCTCGATTAACCAGAATGTGGACCCACTTGGAACGTCAGAAAGGAGGTATCGGGATGAGAGGTCCCGGGGAAACGGAGATTGAAACTGACCGTCGTATTATTCGTGACAGAATCACCCTATTGAAAGATAAGCTGAAGACCATCGACAAACAAATGGCTACCCAGCGTAACAATCGTGGAAAAGTGGTGCGTGCTGCCCTGGTAGGATATACGAATGTTGGGAAATCTACCTTGATGAACTCTATTTCAAAGTCTGAGGTTTTTGCCGAAAATAAATTATTTGCCACACTAGATACTACCGTAAGAAAGGTAGTCATTGGAAACCTTCCGTTTCTGCTTACCGACACTGTAGGATTTATCAGAAAACTGCCTACTCAATTGGTAGAATCCTTTAAATCTACGTTGGATGAGGTTCGTGAAGCTGATCTTTTGATTCATGTGGTGGATATCTCTCACGAAAGCTTTGAAGATCACATCGACTCTGTTAACCAGATATTAATGGACATCAATGCTCATCAGAAGCCTATGATCATGGTATTCAACAAAATTGATGGTTTCAGCTATGAGAAGAAAGACGAAGATGATTTGACACCTAGTACAAGGAAGAATGTTTCCCTTGAAGAATGGAAAAAAACCTGGATGGCAAAATCTAAGTATCCTACGGTTTTCATTTCTGCACTTACCAAGGAAAATTTCCCGGAAATGAAGAAAATGATCTATGATGAGGTAATGAAGATTCATATTTCAAGATTTCCATACAACGATTTCCTTTTCGAGTATTTTGATAACGACGAGGAAGAAAATAAAAATTAA
- a CDS encoding DUF6122 family protein — MAPSDIALLKTCTHYFLHFVFPICIAFVFFRKNWKKAYFIMLATMLVDLDHLFANPVFDPSRNSIGFHVFHSYYAIAVYFLMLFFKGNVRIAAVGLLFHMLTDYQDFTLWPH, encoded by the coding sequence ATGGCTCCATCAGACATTGCATTGCTCAAAACCTGTACACATTACTTTTTACATTTTGTTTTTCCAATATGTATTGCATTCGTCTTTTTTCGTAAAAATTGGAAAAAAGCGTATTTTATTATGTTGGCTACCATGCTTGTGGATTTGGACCATCTTTTTGCCAATCCTGTTTTTGATCCGTCAAGAAATAGCATAGGTTTTCATGTTTTTCATTCCTATTATGCCATTGCGGTGTATTTTTTGATGCTATTTTTCAAAGGTAATGTCAGAATTGCAGCTGTTGGACTTCTATTTCATATGTTAACAGATTATCAGGACTTTACCTTGTGGCCTCATTAA